In a genomic window of Bemisia tabaci chromosome 1, PGI_BMITA_v3:
- the LOC140224012 gene encoding probable E3 ubiquitin-protein ligase HERC4 isoform X4 — translation MMYCWGNTSNGELGLGGIEEDNVLVPTQSDFKEARYIKQVACGRTHTLVLTNSGQVYSCGNNDHNQLGHSNIQTRFQLVNGLDYNVITTIACGECHSVAVNEWGQLYAWGSGQFGQLGNDVDTQEKPKIVKSLATHFIVQVCCGYRHCLALNNRGELYSWGSNQYGQLGLNLSTTESIRTPNLVESLKGVPIAFIACGGFHSFAITKSNAVYGWGKNTFGQLGIDSESDRLIFPRQLRTLRSIKVKYIACGEEFSVFLTQDGGVFTCGSGMDGQLGHGTKSNEILPKKVIDLMGSVVTQVSCGRRHTVALVPSRKRIYAFGLGGAGQLGKAIKSATSPQVVTGPWLTTSKAIIQNSESFVMKRIYAGGDRCFCLVTNNPRNVEPDDLRFLPENTQIWKITLAKLLECTLVKSDEIVDQDLLTYLETVLSSMPSINYSFLLANDGHFNCTLLNHGIDIFYTIDCFNTITRIENSSISELILTSFCSIMRSLPVQPLDFEVLRFYLIMPFYHEFDNPKHQNQLQVPFAEAILNLRDTQAEVLGYWYRMMSEEYFERLIRIYKIVVSDQLHRMNNLNWSKALYVAVEFLAKMNTLNNNLKVPYSTFYIPELTEKVDIMEDYCQFALNPNRRPNLFCQYPFLFDAQAKTTILQVDQQIQMHSAMTQASYAAARNLFFSSMNSTPPFLELLVNRNNIIHSTFEALSHYSEADFKKPLKVTFLNEEAEDAGGVKKEFFMLILREILDPKYGMFQYYEETRTIWFSEYSFEDETIYRLIGLICGLAIYNFTIINLPFPLALYKKLLEEPIGLQDLKDLSPQMAKSLQDILDYKEDDLQDVFSLNFEISREVFGEVIVKPLKPNGENIPVTQENKNEFVDLYVDYVLNKSVEKQYNAFHTMFHKVCGGRVLKLFQASELMAVVIGNENYDWYQLEEAADYKNGYTSSDETIRMFWEVFHALPQEEKRKFLLFLTGSDRIPIKGMKDIKIIIQPTTDDKYLPVAHTCFNLLDLPRYKTKEKLRYKLLQAIQQTEGFSLV, via the exons ATGATGTACTGTTGGGGTAACACAAGCAATGGTGAACTGGGTTTGGGAGGAATCGAAGAAGACAATGTTCTGGTACCCACGCAGTCTGATTTCAAGGAAGCACGCTATATCAAACAAG TTGCTTGTGGAAGAACTCATACGCTAGTTCTTACCAATTCAGGACAAGTTTACTCGTGTGGTAACAATGACCATAACCAACTAGGCCATTCAAACATTCAAACCCGTTTTC AACTTGTCAATGGTTTAGATTACAATGTAATAACAACTATAGCTTGTGGTGAATGCCACTCTGTTGCGGTCAATGAATGGGGACAGCTGTACGCTTGGGGATCAGGTCAATTTGGTCAGTTAG GTAATGATGTTGATACTCAGGAAAAACCTAAGATTGTCAAATCTTTAGCCACTCATTTTATCGTTCAAGTTTGTTGTGGTTACCGACATTGCTTAGCATTGAATAATA GAGGTGAACTTTATTCTTGGGGTTCAAATCAGTACGGACAATTAGGTCTCAATTTATCCACAACTGAAAGTATACGAACTCCGAATCTAGTTGAATCTTTGAAAGGTGTACCCATCGCATTCATTGCTTGTGGAGGTTTTCATAGTTTTGCAATAACTAAGTCAA ATGCGGTCTATGGCTGGGGGAAAAACACTTTCGGTCAGTTAGGTATTGATAGTGAGTCAGATCGATTAATTTTTCCCAGACAGTTGAGAACATTGCGTTCAATTAAAGTCAAATACATAGCTTGCGGTGAAGAGTTTTCTGTGTTTCTAACCCag GATGGCGGTGTCTTTACTTGTGGATCTGGAATGGATGGTCAGCTTGGACACGGAACAAAATCCAATgaaattcttccaaaaaaagtaATAGATCTAATGGGTAGCGTTGTAACCCAAGTGAGCTGTGGAAG ACGGCATACTGTTGCTCTGGTCCCATCTCGAAAACGCATTTATGCATTTGGTCTCGGTGGAGCTGGTCAATTAGGCAAAGCTATTAAGTCTGCTACCTCTCCGCAAGTAGTTACTGGTCCTTGGTTGACAACCTCCAAAGCTATAATACAAAATAGTGAGTCATTCGTTATGAAGCGCATTTATGCAGGAGGCGATCGTTGTTTCTGCCTAGTCACGAATAATCCT AGAAATGTTGAGCCTGATGACTTACGGTTCCTTCCAGAAAACActcaaatttggaaaattacgCTAGCGAAGTTACTTGAATGCACGCTCGTGAAATCTGATGAAATTGTTGATCAAGATTTACTAAC GTACCTGGAAACCGTTTTAAGCAGTATGCCAAGTATAAATTATTCCTTTTTGTTGGCGAATGATGGACATTTCAACTGCACTTTGTTAAACCATGGCATTGATATATTTTACACGATTGACTGTTTCAATACAATCACTAGGATAGAGAATTCTTCCATATCTGAATTG ATCCTCACGTCTTTCTGCAGCATCATGCGTTCTCTACCAGTCCAACCACTGGACTTCGAAGTACTCCGATTTTATCTGATCATGCCTTTTTATCATGAGTTTGACAATCCCAAACACCAAAATCAGCTGCAAGTGCCTTTTGCTGAAGCAATTTTAAACTTGAGAGACACACAAGCAGAAGTACTTG GTTATTGGTATCGCATGATGTCTGAAGAATATTTTGAGCGGCTAATTAGAATTTACAAAATAGTCGTTTCTGATCAACTTCATCGCATGAATAATCTG AATTGGAGCAAAGCATTGTACGTGGCTGTGGAATTCCTTGCAAAAATGAACACCCTAAATAATAATCTCAAAGTGCCTTATTCAACATTCTACATCCCAGAATTAACTGAAAAAGTCGACATCATGGAAGATTATTGTCAATTTGCTCTCAACCCTAACAGAAGG CCCAATCTATTCTGCCAATACCCATTCCTATTCGATGCACAAGCCAAAACTACAATTCTTCAAGTAGATCAACAAATTCAG ATGCATTCTGCAATGACTCAGGCTAGCTATGCTGCTGCAAGGaatctatttttctcttccATGAATTCCACACCCCCATTCCTCGAGCTGCTTGTAAACCGAAACAACATTATTCACAGTACTTTTGAGGCACTTTCTCATTACTCAGAAGCAGACTTCAAGAAACCCCTCAAG GTTACGTTTTTGAATGAAGAAGCTGAAGATGCTGGTGGTGTGAAGAAAGAatttttcatgcttattttgAGAGAGATTCTGGACCCCAAGTATGGAATGTTCCAATATTATGAAGAAACTAGAACAATTTGGTTTAGTGAATATTCTTTTGAAGATGAAACAATCTATCGTTTAATTG GTCTGATTTGTGGTTTGGCCATTTACAACTTTACAATCATTAATTTACCTTTCCCACTAGCTTTGTACAAGAAATTGCTGGAGGAACCAATTGGACTCCAAGATCTGAAAGATCTCTCACCTCAAATGGCTAA GAGTTTGCAAGACATTTTAGATTACAAAGAAGACGATCTTCAAGATGTGTTcagtttaaattttgaaatctcCAGAGAAGTTTTTGGTGAAGTAATAGTCAAGCCTCTAAAACCAAATGGTGAAAATATACCAGTCACCCAGGAGAACAA gaaTGAATTTGTTGACTTGTATGTAGACTACGTCCTGAACAAATCTGTGGAGAAACAGTACAATGCATTCCATACCATGTTCCATAAAGTGTGCGGTGGTAGAGTTCTAAAGCTTTTCCAAGCCAGTGAATTAATGGCAGTAGTAATCG GCAATGAAAACTATGACTGGTATCAGTTAGAAGAAGCAGCAGATTACAAGAATGGTTACACCTCCAGCGATGAAACAATTCGAATGTTCTGGGAAGTTTTCCATGCCTTACCCCAAGAAGAGAAGAGGAAGTTTTTGTTGTTCTTAACGGGTTCAGACCGCATCCCCATCAAGGGAATGAAAGATATTAAG attatAATCCAGCCTACAACTGATGATAAATATCTTCCAGTGGCCCACACCTGTTTCAACTTACTAGATTTACCACGATACAAAACCAAAGAAAAACTTCGCTACAAGTTGTTGCAAGCTATTCAGCAAACAGAGGGCTTTTCTCTCGTGTGA